One region of Litorilinea aerophila genomic DNA includes:
- the rplJ gene encoding 50S ribosomal protein L10, translating into MAISRAKKAELLEHYKELINNSSALVFTNYLGANVSQLQSLRVKLKETGTTYAIVKNSIFALALEQCGKPQPDGLLEGPNAVAFVGDDIGKGVSALRDWIKSERILEIKGAILESSVLDASAAEALADLPTREQVLAQILGAISAPAGNLVRMIGAPSASLVRVLNAYVEKRKETEAA; encoded by the coding sequence TTGGCCATTTCACGTGCGAAGAAGGCGGAGCTGCTCGAGCACTATAAGGAGCTCATCAACAATTCTTCCGCCCTGGTCTTCACCAACTACCTGGGCGCCAACGTGTCCCAGCTCCAGTCGTTGCGGGTCAAATTGAAGGAAACCGGCACGACCTATGCCATCGTGAAGAATTCTATCTTTGCCCTGGCTTTGGAGCAATGTGGCAAGCCCCAGCCCGATGGCCTGCTGGAAGGCCCGAACGCAGTGGCCTTTGTGGGTGATGATATCGGCAAAGGGGTTTCGGCGCTGCGGGACTGGATCAAGAGCGAGCGCATCCTGGAGATCAAAGGCGCCATCCTGGAGTCGTCGGTGTTGGATGCCTCGGCGGCCGAAGCCCTGGCAGACCTGCCCACCCGCGAACAGGTCCTGGCCCAGATCCTGGGTGCCATCAGCGCCCCGGCCGGCAACCTGGTCCGCATGATCGGGGCCCCATCGGCCAGCCTGGTCCGGGTGCTCAACGCCTACGTCGAAAAGCGCAAGGAGACCGAGGCAGCCTGA
- the rplL gene encoding 50S ribosomal protein L7/L12: MADLQAIKEQLDSLTLVEAAELVKMLEEAWGVSAAAPVAVAAAAPAGGAAGGEAVEEQTEFDVILKDVGAKKINVIKAVRAITNLGLKEAKDVVEGAPSTILQGVSKEAAEDAKAKLEAEGAVVEIK, from the coding sequence ATGGCTGATTTGCAGGCAATTAAAGAACAGCTGGATAGCCTCACCCTGGTGGAGGCTGCTGAACTGGTGAAGATGCTCGAAGAGGCTTGGGGCGTCAGCGCCGCCGCTCCCGTGGCGGTGGCAGCGGCGGCTCCGGCTGGCGGTGCCGCCGGTGGCGAGGCCGTGGAGGAGCAGACCGAGTTCGATGTGATCCTGAAGGACGTGGGCGCCAAGAAGATCAACGTCATCAAGGCGGTGCGGGCCATCACCAACCTGGGCCTCAAGGAGGCCAAGGACGTGGTCGAGGGTGCTCCCTCCACCATTCTCCAGGGCGTGAGCAAAGAGGCCGCGGAGGATGCCAAGGCCAAGCTCGAGGCCGAAGGCGCGGTCGTCGAGATCAAGTAA